Proteins from a genomic interval of Novipirellula aureliae:
- a CDS encoding DUF2721 domain-containing protein produces the protein MNIELTTPALLFSTISLLLLAYTNRFLALATVIRTLHREYQKTPDPVAAAQIANLRRRVNLIRDMQTLGVASLLSCTLCMGLLFAGIVFFGKVVFAISLVLMVGSLTISLIEIRMSIGALNLQLSDMEK, from the coding sequence ATGAACATTGAACTCACCACCCCCGCGTTGCTTTTCTCAACCATATCACTGCTGTTGCTTGCCTACACCAACCGGTTTCTCGCCTTGGCAACCGTTATCCGCACGTTGCACCGAGAGTATCAAAAGACACCTGATCCCGTAGCGGCCGCACAGATCGCAAACTTGCGTCGGCGGGTGAACTTGATTAGGGACATGCAAACACTCGGTGTCGCTAGTCTCCTCTCATGCACGTTATGCATGGGGTTGCTATTTGCAGGAATTGTATTCTTCGGTAAAGTTGTCTTCGCGATTAGTCTCGTACTGATGGTCGGATCATTGACGATTTCACTCATTGAAATCCGCATGTCCATCGGTGCGTTGAATCTGCAGCTGAGCGATATGGAAAAGTAG